A region from the Gemmatimonadota bacterium genome encodes:
- a CDS encoding histidine triad nucleotide-binding protein: MGESGCIFCAIGAGTMSADMVHQDDRVIAFRDVAPRAPVHVLIIPKRHLASVDAAGAEDEELLGHLFSVARDVARAEGLVPDGYRLVVNSGPAAGQTVDHLHVHLLGGRELGWPPG, from the coding sequence ATGGGCGAGAGCGGATGCATTTTCTGCGCGATCGGCGCGGGCACGATGAGCGCCGACATGGTGCACCAGGACGACCGGGTGATCGCGTTTCGCGACGTCGCTCCCAGGGCGCCCGTGCACGTCCTGATCATTCCGAAGCGACACCTGGCCTCGGTGGACGCCGCCGGCGCGGAGGACGAGGAGCTGCTCGGCCACCTCTTTTCCGTCGCGCGCGATGTGGCGCGGGCGGAAGGCCTGGTGCCGGACGGGTATCGGCTCGTGGTAAACAGCGGTCCGGCCGCCGGACAGACGGTCGACCACCTGCACGTGCACCTGCTGGGCGGCCGCGAGCTCGGCTGGCCGCCGGGCTAG
- the hemW gene encoding radical SAM family heme chaperone HemW, which translates to MNPRAIYVHAPFCRRRCAYCDFAVTVAADADPRTWAEAVALELVAVAARERWSLPLKPHTLYVGGGTPSLFGAAGMAALRHALADTVDLSGVKEWTAEANPESFDLAVARGWVDAGVNRLSLGAQTFHAPALRWMGRLHGPDGPARALEAAREAGITNISLDLIFGLPERLGRDWGRDLDCALRLEPTHLSLYGLTAEPGTPLGRWVAEGRERLADGDGYAEDYLLAAGRLGDGGWDHYEVSNFCRPGWPSHHNEAYWDGTPYVGLGPGAHSFAGSRRWWNLRDWRAYRSAVERGEAPAAGAETVSGETRALEELWLGLRTAAGVDLVDETEITIARGWVNAGLALFTSGARVRLTAEGWLLLDRLAVELSASGGRDARREGAGRAATATGMEN; encoded by the coding sequence ATGAATCCGCGAGCCATCTACGTCCACGCGCCGTTCTGCCGCAGGCGTTGCGCCTACTGCGATTTCGCCGTGACCGTGGCGGCGGACGCCGATCCGCGAACGTGGGCGGAGGCGGTCGCGCTGGAACTGGTCGCCGTCGCCGCGCGGGAGCGCTGGAGCCTACCGTTGAAGCCCCACACGCTCTATGTGGGAGGGGGCACTCCATCGCTGTTCGGCGCCGCTGGCATGGCCGCTCTGCGGCACGCGCTGGCGGACACTGTGGACCTGTCGGGCGTGAAGGAGTGGACCGCCGAGGCCAACCCGGAGTCTTTCGATCTGGCGGTGGCGCGCGGGTGGGTGGACGCTGGAGTCAATCGCCTCAGCCTGGGGGCGCAGACCTTCCACGCGCCGGCGTTGCGCTGGATGGGTCGTTTGCACGGCCCCGATGGGCCGGCGCGCGCTCTGGAAGCGGCCCGTGAGGCGGGCATCACGAACATCAGCCTGGACCTGATCTTCGGACTGCCGGAGCGCCTGGGTCGGGACTGGGGGCGCGACCTCGATTGCGCCCTGCGACTGGAACCCACGCACCTGTCCTTATACGGTTTGACCGCCGAGCCCGGCACGCCGCTGGGTCGGTGGGTGGCCGAAGGCCGTGAGCGACTCGCTGATGGGGACGGCTACGCGGAGGATTACCTGCTGGCGGCCGGGCGTTTGGGCGACGGCGGGTGGGACCACTACGAAGTGTCCAACTTCTGCCGCCCGGGCTGGCCGTCGCACCACAATGAAGCCTACTGGGATGGCACTCCGTACGTAGGCCTGGGTCCGGGGGCGCACAGTTTCGCGGGCTCGCGCCGGTGGTGGAACCTCCGGGACTGGCGCGCGTACCGGAGCGCCGTCGAGCGAGGTGAGGCGCCGGCGGCGGGCGCAGAAACGGTGTCCGGAGAGACTCGCGCGCTGGAGGAGCTGTGGCTGGGGCTGCGGACGGCCGCGGGGGTGGACCTCGTCGACGAAACCGAGATCACCATCGCGCGGGGGTGGGTCAACGCCGGGTTGGCGCTTTTCACCAGCGGCGCGCGGGTGCGACTGACCGCCGAGGGCTGGCTGCTACTGGACAGGCTCGCCGTGGAGCTCTCCGCGAGCGGAGGGCGAGATGCGCGGCGGGAGGGCGCCGGCCGGGCCGCCACGGCGACGGGAATGGAGAATTGA
- the dprA gene encoding DNA-processing protein DprA has translation MAPVEAGSPRAAVGVSTAPGESIGDVAARVRAAGTPTDPRSLIALVELTARHLGTPGPIWRALDRWGDPLHALRATHDAGPRGAAPAPRRGSAAAGAGDAIPYWDADYPARCWHLPDPPPLLFCRGDRASLRSPCLAIVGTRRCSEYGRRASEAISAFVGSRGIVVVSGLAEGIDAAAHRAALGTGTVAVLGCGLDVAYPRGNRSLRDSIARAGLLVSEFPPGTQPLPFNFPRRNRIIAAVSQAVVVVEAPHRSGAQNTVTHALDLGLEVGTVPGPIDSPSSAGSNRLLREGAVAITRPQDALDLIEEALAPGLFRPPTPGHGEAESPSANSPRWSARTREDRPLGGEGELCRALGAAPERIDDLAARVGLSAAAAASGLMELELLGLARRWPGGRYSRP, from the coding sequence GTGGCACCCGTAGAGGCGGGGTCCCCTCGGGCGGCTGTGGGCGTATCCACCGCGCCGGGTGAGTCCATCGGCGACGTCGCAGCTCGCGTACGCGCCGCCGGGACACCCACCGATCCCCGGTCGCTGATCGCGCTGGTCGAGCTGACCGCGCGCCACCTGGGCACGCCCGGGCCGATCTGGAGGGCGCTCGACCGGTGGGGCGATCCCCTGCACGCCCTGCGAGCGACGCATGACGCCGGCCCGCGCGGAGCGGCACCCGCACCCCGCCGGGGCTCTGCCGCCGCCGGCGCGGGCGACGCCATCCCCTACTGGGACGCCGACTATCCCGCTCGCTGCTGGCATCTGCCGGATCCTCCGCCCTTGCTGTTCTGCCGCGGCGACCGCGCGTCCCTACGATCTCCGTGCCTGGCCATAGTGGGCACCAGGCGCTGCAGCGAGTACGGCCGCCGCGCGAGCGAGGCGATCTCGGCGTTCGTCGGCTCCCGTGGAATCGTCGTGGTCAGCGGCTTGGCGGAAGGCATCGACGCCGCGGCTCATCGCGCCGCGCTCGGTACCGGCACCGTCGCGGTCCTGGGGTGCGGGCTGGACGTCGCCTACCCGCGCGGAAATCGGTCCCTGCGCGACTCCATCGCGCGCGCCGGCCTGCTCGTGTCGGAGTTTCCGCCGGGCACCCAGCCGCTGCCCTTCAACTTTCCGCGGCGCAATCGCATCATCGCCGCCGTGTCGCAGGCCGTGGTCGTGGTGGAGGCGCCGCATCGAAGCGGCGCGCAGAACACGGTGACCCACGCGCTGGACCTGGGCCTGGAGGTCGGGACCGTCCCCGGTCCGATCGACAGCCCGAGCAGCGCGGGGTCGAACCGTCTTCTGAGGGAAGGTGCCGTTGCGATCACCCGTCCGCAGGACGCTCTGGACCTGATCGAAGAGGCGTTGGCGCCCGGGCTCTTCCGGCCGCCGACCCCCGGCCACGGTGAGGCGGAGAGCCCCTCCGCGAACTCGCCGCGTTGGTCCGCTCGCACGCGGGAAGATCGGCCGTTGGGTGGCGAGGGTGAGCTGTGCCGCGCGCTCGGCGCGGCGCCCGAGCGCATCGACGATCTGGCCGCCCGGGTCGGGCTGAGCGCCGCCGCGGCCGCCTCCGGGTTGATGGAGCTGGAACTGCTCGGGTTGGCGCGGCGTTGGCCGGGCGGCCGCTACTCTCGGCCGTGA
- a CDS encoding 50S ribosomal protein L11 methyltransferase: MIDPEDWLRVWVGVAPGDADAVAVAEALIAAGGTAVEETPERLGTYLPLSGTPEQRIAEVRAALASAGLRTPPEIGWSIEAARDWAVAWKAGLGARRVGARIVLHPSWIEPAALPEDIALAIDPGMAFGTGEHATTRGALRLLEAALRPGMTVLDAGTGSGVLAIAARRLGASHVVGVDVDGEAVATAAANVRANDCQGGVRLEVAAVTSAWLGSCPQSPFDLILANILSGVLVPLLTPLSDALAPDGALIVSGILEDEAGVFRAAAEAKGLSTVREDIEDGWWSALLA, encoded by the coding sequence ATGATCGACCCCGAGGACTGGCTGCGGGTTTGGGTCGGCGTGGCGCCGGGCGACGCGGACGCGGTCGCCGTCGCCGAGGCGCTGATCGCGGCCGGTGGCACCGCCGTCGAGGAAACCCCGGAGCGCCTGGGCACCTACCTGCCGCTGAGCGGAACGCCGGAACAGAGGATAGCCGAGGTGCGCGCGGCGCTGGCCTCGGCGGGCCTGCGGACACCCCCGGAAATAGGCTGGAGCATCGAAGCGGCGCGCGACTGGGCCGTGGCCTGGAAGGCCGGTCTCGGCGCCCGCCGGGTGGGCGCCCGCATCGTGCTGCACCCGTCCTGGATAGAGCCCGCCGCTCTGCCCGAAGACATCGCCCTCGCGATCGATCCGGGCATGGCGTTCGGCACCGGAGAGCATGCCACCACCCGCGGGGCGCTGCGCCTGCTAGAGGCCGCGCTGCGGCCAGGGATGACCGTGCTGGACGCCGGCACCGGGAGCGGAGTGCTCGCGATCGCGGCGCGCAGGCTGGGGGCCAGCCACGTGGTGGGCGTGGATGTGGACGGCGAGGCGGTCGCTACGGCCGCCGCCAATGTGCGCGCCAACGACTGCCAGGGAGGCGTGCGTCTCGAAGTCGCGGCCGTCACCTCCGCCTGGTTGGGGTCGTGTCCCCAAAGTCCGTTCGATCTGATCCTCGCGAACATTCTTAGCGGCGTGCTGGTGCCTCTGCTGACGCCCCTGAGCGATGCTCTCGCGCCGGACGGCGCGCTGATCGTGTCGGGGATCCTGGAGGACGAGGCGGGGGTCTTCCGGGCGGCGGCCGAAGCGAAGGGGTTGAGCACCGTACGTGAGGACATCGAGGACGGCTGGTGGAGCGCCCTGCTCGCCTGA
- a CDS encoding aquaporin — translation MRQYLTEFIGTFFLVLTIGLVVADGTAMGPLAIGSALMIMVYMGGHVSGAHYNPAVTLAVFMRGGIESRWVAGYWAVQLLGALAAAAVVGAATGATFAPAPGPDASAGGALALEALFTFALALVVLNTATADETSGNSYFGLAIGFTVMVGAFAAGPISGGAFNPAVGIGPIVWHSVAGGGGYGDLWLYLVGPLAGGALAAVVFKAQHPGA, via the coding sequence ATGCGTCAGTATCTGACGGAGTTCATCGGCACGTTCTTTCTCGTGTTGACGATCGGACTCGTCGTCGCCGACGGAACCGCCATGGGGCCCCTCGCGATCGGGTCGGCGCTGATGATCATGGTGTACATGGGCGGGCACGTCTCGGGCGCGCACTACAACCCCGCGGTGACGCTCGCGGTCTTCATGCGCGGAGGCATCGAATCTCGCTGGGTGGCCGGTTACTGGGCCGTGCAGCTCCTGGGCGCTCTGGCCGCCGCCGCGGTCGTTGGCGCGGCGACCGGCGCCACATTCGCGCCCGCGCCCGGGCCCGATGCGTCGGCCGGAGGCGCTCTGGCGCTCGAAGCCCTCTTCACCTTTGCGCTCGCGCTGGTGGTCCTGAACACGGCCACAGCCGACGAGACGAGCGGCAACTCGTACTTCGGGCTGGCGATCGGCTTCACGGTCATGGTGGGTGCGTTCGCCGCCGGGCCCATCTCCGGAGGCGCGTTCAATCCCGCGGTCGGCATTGGACCCATCGTCTGGCACTCGGTGGCGGGCGGGGGCGGCTACGGGGACCTGTGGCTGTACCTGGTCGGCCCGCTGGCCGGCGGGGCGCTCGCCGCGGTCGTGTTCAAGGCCCAGCACCCGGGTGCCTGA
- a CDS encoding GatB/YqeY domain-containing protein yields the protein MTEPLPARLRADLNDARRQRDRARTLVLTTTLSEMKNREIELGHELGDEEARSVVSTAVRRRHEAAQHMRDADRPELAEREESEAELLKTYLPAPLTEADVRARIDAAIAGGAADLGAIMRVIMPDLRGRFDGKDANRLAREALPGG from the coding sequence ATGACGGAGCCTCTGCCGGCGCGGCTGCGCGCCGACCTGAACGACGCGCGCCGCCAGCGTGACCGGGCGCGGACGCTGGTGCTCACGACCACGCTGTCCGAGATGAAGAACCGCGAAATCGAGCTCGGGCACGAGTTGGGCGATGAGGAAGCGCGCTCCGTCGTATCGACCGCGGTGCGGCGCCGCCACGAGGCAGCGCAGCACATGCGCGACGCCGATCGGCCCGAGCTCGCCGAGCGCGAGGAATCCGAAGCCGAGCTGCTGAAGACCTACCTGCCGGCGCCGCTGACCGAGGCGGACGTGCGCGCTCGCATCGACGCCGCCATAGCCGGCGGAGCCGCCGACCTGGGCGCCATCATGCGGGTGATCATGCCGGACCTCCGCGGCAGATTCGATGGCAAGGACGCCAACCGACTCGCGAGGGAAGCCCTTCCCGGGGGCTGA
- a CDS encoding Smr/MutS family protein, which yields MTTRPAGSHALQVLGFGDALELVAAHAASELGRAAVLSLSPLTDPDAVGEQIGRVSAMLSLHDRDAGWRAPDVPDAWEALRSVAAEGFVLSPAQLRLVFRLLEAGADAAQQLRDPDEAPALALLAARLYADEGMARRIDAAVDERGDVRDGASADLRRIRRELERANARIVKELERFARSLPDRVRVPDASVSVRDGRYVIAVRREGRGLVGGLVHDESASGGTLFVEPPIGVELMNRLRELERAEQREIRRILGELTDIVRPVRQALGESLEALTELDSLTARARYARAVGAATPTRIEEGGGRLRIVGGGHPSLFSDDGRPVPFDLELAADERTVVVSGPNTGGKTVLLKSIGLLAALHQAGVVPPVAEGTALPVFDGLFADIGDEQSIEASLSTFSGHLKNLREILERARPGSLVLIDELGSGTDPAEGATLAQAILETLTRRGATTVATTHLGTLKRLAGDEAGVVNASLQFDADQLRPTYQLVKGIPGRSFGLAIARRLGFPEDIVDRAEALLPEAERAAERLLAELEAALSAADAERREAEDLARRERASLVEVEERERTVAERERSAALEAAEQARTLLLEARAEVEAALVEARAAGGDAAGAAAARRRVEAAARRQAERMDDLRQGESAALASEDPLAEGDTVRLRATGALGTVRELRDGGAVVDIGGVRLRVRAADIDRAPPQSPQRRKGAGPSPPAASSVHAAPEVDLRGLRAEEVAARLHPALDAAVVADLRALRIIHGKGDGVLREVVRELLEADRRVRAVRAGVAGEGGTGVTVAELGS from the coding sequence GTGACGACTCGACCCGCCGGATCGCACGCGCTGCAGGTGCTGGGGTTCGGCGACGCTCTCGAGCTGGTGGCTGCCCACGCGGCTTCGGAGCTGGGCCGCGCTGCGGTCCTGAGCCTGAGTCCGCTCACCGACCCCGACGCTGTAGGTGAGCAGATAGGCCGCGTGTCCGCGATGCTTTCGCTGCACGATCGGGACGCAGGCTGGCGCGCGCCCGACGTGCCGGACGCCTGGGAGGCCCTCCGGTCCGTGGCCGCGGAGGGCTTCGTGCTGTCTCCGGCGCAGCTGAGGCTCGTCTTCCGCCTGCTGGAGGCGGGAGCCGACGCCGCGCAGCAGCTCCGCGACCCGGACGAGGCGCCGGCCCTGGCCTTGCTGGCCGCTCGCCTCTATGCCGACGAGGGCATGGCCCGCCGTATCGACGCGGCGGTGGATGAACGCGGGGACGTAAGGGACGGCGCGTCCGCGGACCTGCGCCGGATCCGGCGCGAGCTCGAACGCGCCAACGCGCGCATCGTCAAGGAGTTGGAGCGTTTCGCCCGGAGTCTTCCGGATCGGGTGCGAGTGCCGGACGCGTCCGTGTCCGTGCGGGATGGCCGCTACGTCATCGCAGTGCGGCGCGAGGGTCGGGGCCTGGTCGGGGGACTGGTGCACGACGAGTCGGCGTCTGGAGGCACGCTGTTCGTGGAGCCCCCCATCGGCGTCGAGCTCATGAACCGCCTGCGAGAGCTGGAGCGCGCTGAACAGCGCGAGATCAGGCGCATCCTCGGCGAGCTGACCGACATCGTGCGGCCGGTGCGGCAGGCGCTCGGGGAGTCACTCGAGGCGCTGACCGAACTCGACTCCCTGACCGCGCGCGCTCGTTACGCCAGGGCCGTGGGCGCGGCGACGCCGACGCGCATCGAAGAGGGCGGTGGGCGTCTGCGCATCGTGGGCGGAGGTCACCCGAGCCTGTTCTCGGACGACGGCCGACCGGTGCCCTTCGACCTGGAGCTGGCGGCCGACGAGCGCACCGTGGTCGTCTCGGGCCCCAACACGGGCGGCAAGACCGTCCTCCTCAAGTCGATCGGCCTGCTAGCGGCGCTGCACCAGGCGGGAGTGGTTCCTCCCGTCGCGGAGGGGACGGCCCTGCCCGTGTTCGACGGCCTGTTCGCCGACATCGGCGACGAGCAGTCGATCGAGGCAAGCCTGTCTACCTTTTCGGGCCATCTCAAGAATCTGCGTGAGATCCTGGAGCGGGCGCGACCTGGATCGCTCGTGCTCATCGACGAGCTGGGTAGCGGGACCGACCCGGCGGAGGGGGCCACGCTGGCGCAGGCGATTCTGGAGACGCTGACGCGACGCGGCGCGACGACGGTCGCGACGACCCACCTCGGGACCCTGAAGCGACTCGCAGGGGATGAAGCGGGAGTCGTGAACGCCTCGCTCCAGTTCGACGCCGACCAGTTGCGCCCCACCTACCAGTTGGTGAAGGGAATCCCCGGTCGCAGCTTCGGCCTGGCCATCGCCCGCAGGCTAGGCTTTCCGGAGGACATCGTCGACCGCGCTGAGGCGCTGCTGCCGGAGGCCGAACGGGCGGCCGAGAGACTGCTCGCGGAGCTGGAAGCGGCGCTGAGCGCCGCAGACGCCGAGCGGCGCGAGGCGGAAGATCTGGCGCGGCGCGAACGCGCGAGCCTGGTCGAGGTGGAGGAGCGCGAGCGCACGGTGGCAGAGCGGGAGCGCTCGGCCGCGCTGGAGGCGGCCGAGCAGGCGCGCACGCTCCTGCTCGAGGCGCGAGCCGAGGTGGAGGCGGCGCTCGTTGAGGCGCGCGCGGCTGGCGGGGACGCCGCGGGCGCGGCCGCGGCGCGGCGGCGCGTGGAGGCCGCGGCGCGACGCCAGGCCGAGCGCATGGACGATCTGCGCCAAGGCGAGTCAGCGGCGCTCGCATCGGAGGACCCCCTCGCAGAGGGCGATACGGTCCGGCTACGCGCAACCGGCGCGCTGGGCACCGTGCGCGAATTGCGCGACGGCGGCGCGGTGGTGGACATCGGCGGAGTCCGCCTGCGCGTGCGCGCGGCAGACATCGACCGGGCCCCACCGCAGTCCCCGCAGCGACGCAAGGGAGCGGGCCCGTCGCCGCCGGCGGCCTCCTCCGTGCACGCCGCCCCGGAGGTGGATTTGCGGGGTCTGCGGGCGGAGGAGGTCGCCGCCCGTCTGCACCCGGCGCTGGACGCCGCGGTCGTGGCCGACCTGCGGGCGCTGCGGATCATCCACGGCAAGGGCGATGGCGTGCTGCGCGAGGTGGTGCGCGAGTTGCTCGAGGCCGACCGCCGGGTGAGGGCCGTCCGAGCCGGCGTCGCCGGTGAGGGCGGCACGGGGGTCACGGTCGCGGAGCTGGGCTCGTGA
- the hrcA gene encoding heat-inducible transcriptional repressor HrcA: MREVTQTPLSARERQVLEAVVRTYVRTAEPAGSRTIARGFDLGVSPATVRNTMADLEAKGYLFHPHASAGRIPTDLAYRFYVDAVMEPVPMTAQEQRALLEELAEGGGVSGIELLLQRAAGALGVLTGELGVALAPNLADAVLERLELAPLSSGKVVLVLTLSGGQARTVYIEVGGELIPEAVVVVASILNERLAGRSLREIRATLPERLRDSAPPGDLAASHLLNILVESGDELFAPTKAAAGRVHLGRTSVLARQPEFSSGEELKSLIELTEQRDLLATVLTGSNSGQTLRITIGSEHEHPELGAFTVVTSRYHSDGVSGVIGVVGPTRMPYEKVVAIVEQTSGLLSVLYGGDQSPRLDQR; encoded by the coding sequence TTGAGGGAAGTCACGCAGACGCCACTCAGCGCGCGCGAGCGCCAGGTCCTGGAGGCGGTCGTGCGTACGTACGTGCGCACGGCCGAACCGGCCGGCAGCCGTACGATCGCGCGCGGCTTCGATCTGGGCGTGTCGCCCGCCACGGTGCGCAACACCATGGCCGACCTGGAGGCCAAGGGGTACCTGTTTCATCCGCACGCCTCGGCCGGCCGCATCCCCACGGACCTGGCCTACCGATTCTACGTGGACGCCGTGATGGAGCCGGTGCCGATGACCGCCCAGGAGCAGCGGGCGCTGCTCGAAGAACTCGCGGAGGGCGGCGGCGTGAGCGGCATCGAGTTGTTGCTGCAGCGGGCGGCCGGTGCTCTGGGGGTTCTAACGGGCGAGCTGGGCGTGGCGCTGGCGCCCAACCTGGCGGACGCCGTGCTCGAGCGGCTGGAGCTTGCGCCGCTGTCTTCGGGCAAGGTCGTGCTGGTCCTGACGCTGTCTGGCGGCCAGGCGCGGACCGTCTACATCGAGGTGGGCGGCGAGCTGATACCGGAGGCGGTCGTCGTCGTCGCATCGATCCTGAACGAACGGCTCGCCGGACGTTCGCTGCGCGAAATCCGCGCCACCCTTCCCGAGAGACTGCGCGACTCGGCGCCGCCGGGTGACCTGGCCGCGTCCCATCTGCTGAACATACTGGTGGAGTCGGGCGACGAGCTCTTCGCGCCTACCAAGGCGGCGGCGGGTCGTGTGCACCTGGGCCGCACCAGCGTCCTCGCGCGGCAGCCTGAGTTTTCCTCGGGTGAAGAGCTGAAGAGCCTGATCGAGCTAACCGAGCAGCGGGACCTGCTCGCCACCGTGCTGACCGGGTCGAACTCCGGACAAACCCTCCGCATCACCATCGGTAGCGAGCACGAGCACCCCGAGCTGGGCGCGTTCACGGTGGTCACGTCGCGGTACCACAGCGACGGCGTGTCGGGGGTGATCGGGGTGGTGGGGCCCACCCGCATGCCGTACGAAAAAGTCGTGGCCATCGTGGAACAGACGAGCGGCCTTCTCTCGGTTCTCTACGGTGGCGATCAGTCGCCCCGACTCGACCAACGGTGA
- the dnaJ gene encoding molecular chaperone DnaJ has product MRDYYDILGVPRGADQEEIKKAYRQLALQYHPDRNQGDGQAEERFKEATEAYEILRDADKRAAYDQYGHAGVRGAGGAGFSGFDFSDALEIFMREFGGFGFADMFAGGRGGRRRSPRGADLRVRLPITLADVASGVKKTIKVRRQQPCEPCGGSGAAEGTGATVCDGCGGSGEVRRAQRSLLGQIVTLGPCPRCDGDGQRVEHPCATCGGSGTAPGEKKLDVDVPPGVSTGDYITIRGQGNAGRRGAPPGDVLVVLEVAEDRRFRRDGADVLFELRVTFSQAALGAELDIPTVDEEARLKVPAGIQSGSLLRLRGRGLPRLRGGGRGDQIVRVSVWTPDRLDDEERAALEALAEVERAPPGPETDAGDRGFWSRVKEAFTA; this is encoded by the coding sequence ATGCGTGATTACTATGACATCCTCGGGGTGCCGCGCGGGGCCGACCAGGAGGAAATAAAGAAGGCGTACCGTCAGCTCGCGCTCCAGTACCACCCGGACCGGAATCAGGGCGACGGGCAGGCCGAAGAGCGCTTCAAGGAGGCCACCGAGGCGTACGAGATCCTGCGCGACGCGGACAAGCGCGCGGCTTACGATCAGTACGGACACGCCGGGGTGAGAGGAGCGGGTGGGGCCGGGTTTTCGGGATTCGACTTCTCGGACGCGCTGGAAATCTTCATGCGCGAGTTCGGGGGTTTCGGCTTCGCGGACATGTTCGCCGGCGGACGCGGCGGCCGCAGGCGTTCGCCGCGCGGGGCGGATCTTCGTGTCCGGCTCCCCATCACGCTCGCCGACGTGGCGTCCGGGGTGAAGAAGACCATCAAGGTGCGTCGCCAGCAGCCGTGCGAGCCCTGCGGGGGATCCGGCGCCGCCGAGGGGACGGGCGCCACGGTGTGTGACGGCTGCGGGGGTAGCGGAGAGGTGCGTCGTGCCCAGCGCTCTCTACTGGGCCAGATCGTGACCCTGGGGCCGTGCCCGCGCTGCGACGGCGACGGGCAGCGGGTGGAGCACCCGTGCGCCACGTGCGGTGGATCGGGAACCGCGCCAGGCGAGAAGAAGCTGGACGTCGACGTTCCGCCGGGCGTATCCACGGGCGACTACATCACCATTCGAGGCCAGGGCAACGCCGGCCGCCGCGGTGCGCCTCCGGGCGACGTGCTGGTCGTCCTGGAGGTCGCCGAGGATCGCAGGTTTCGGCGCGACGGCGCGGACGTCCTGTTCGAGCTACGGGTGACGTTCTCCCAGGCGGCGCTGGGTGCCGAGCTGGACATACCCACGGTCGATGAGGAGGCGCGCCTGAAGGTCCCCGCGGGGATCCAGTCGGGCAGCCTGCTGCGTCTGCGGGGGCGCGGCTTGCCCCGACTCCGAGGCGGCGGGCGCGGCGATCAGATCGTGCGCGTCAGCGTGTGGACACCCGACCGCCTGGACGACGAAGAGCGGGCCGCCCTGGAGGCGTTGGCGGAGGTCGAGCGGGCGCCCCCCGGCCCGGAGACCGACGCCGGCGATCGGGGATTCTGGAGCCGCGTCAAGGAGGCTTTCACGGCGTGA